The genomic window TGGAGCTGGCCAAGGCCACCGAGGAGCTGCGCAGCCGCCTGGGGCGCACGCCCACCGTGCGGGAGCTGTCCGAGCTGATGTCCTTGTCCGAGGACGAGGTGATCGAGGCCCGCAAGGCGTCCAACGGCTACAACTCCGCCTCGCTGGACGCCGCGCTCACCGGTGAACCCTCTCAGGACAACGAAGCGGCTCTCGCCGACTTCATCGGCGAGGAGGAACCGGCCCTCGAACTCATCGAGGACTTCCACTCCCTCGCTCCCCTGGTCGCCCGACTGGAGGACCGCGACCGGCAGATCCTGCATCTGCGTTTCGTCGAGGAGCGCACCCAGTCCGAGATCGGTGAGCGACTGGGTATCTCCCAGATGCACGTCTCACGCCTGCTCGCGCGGATCATCGCCCGGCTGCGCGAAGGGCTGTTCGACACCGCCGACTGAACCTCGACAACGCCGACTGAGCCGACTGAACGGCGCCGGACGGCTCGAAGCGTCGGAGGTCACAGGTCGGCGCGTCGATGGTCATGGGCAGCTTCGGTGGTCATGGGCAGGTGACACGAACCGTGATGCGCTTGCCGACCGGCTTCCGCTCGACGGCGAAACGGTCGCACAGGGCCAGCACGATCTCCAGACCGTGCTGGCCCACGCGCGCCGGATCGGCGGCCCTGGCCACGGGCAGCGTGGTGCTGGTGTCCCAGACCGTGACCTCCACGCCGGCCGGGATCCGCTCCAGGTCCAGTGCGCACGGCCCGAAGGCGTACTTGCGGGCGTTGGTCACCAGCTCCGACACGATCAGCTGGACGGCTCCCACGACCCGTGACGCGGGAGCGAAGCCGTGCCCGTCCACCAGGAAGTGCGTGGCGAAGCGGCGGGCCTGTGCGATGCACTCAGGACCGCCGTCGTACACGGCGCCGGCCCACGTGCGCCCGGCCCGGCCGGTGGCCGCACCCTGGTCGTCCCCGTTCGAAGTCATCCGCTGGTCATCCCGTTCAGCCTGCCGTCCCTTGTCCCTGGATCTGTCCCGGGATCCGGCATTTCTCGTACCCAGGATCCGGCCCGGCATTGCAGGAACATCGGGGCGTCTCGGCGCCGGCGTCGTCCGGGATCAGCCGGGGACGGCCTCGGCCGCGTGTATCGCGGCCCGTACGGTGTCGGGCTCGCCGATGCCGGCCGGCGCGTCGGCGGGACCACGCAGGGCGGTGGACGCGGCGTCGAGCAGACGGCGCAGGACGAGTGCGTCCGGGGCCACCGCGGTGACCAGCGCCGCCGGGCCCGCGAGCGGGGTGAGGACGGCGGTGGCGCCGAGTCGGCGGGCCGGCACGGGGGACTTCTCGAATTCGGGGTCCACGACGAGGAGTTGGCCCACCGCACTGTGGCCGCCGAGGACGGCCGGACCGCTCCAGCCGGCCGGGGCTGCGGGGCCGTAGGAGAGCTCCTGGTCGAGCAGGGGGCGGCCCGCGCGGTGGACGGTGAGGCGGGTGGTGAGGCTGCCCGTCTCCTCGCCGTGCCGGCCCAGGATCTGCTCCTCGCGCAGCACCAGCCGTGCGGTGGCGGCGAGGTCGACACGGGTGCGCATGACCAGCTCGCTGCCGCGGGCGGTGATGAGCTGTTCGGGCAGCCAGTGGAGTTCTGCCCCCTCGCCCACGGTCAGCGTGACGTCGTACCCGGCCGGTGCCGGGGTGCGGCCCGGCAGGGCGACCGTCGCGGCGGCCGAGTCCACGTGCAGCCGGGCCCCGTCGCGCACCTCCGCCTCGATGGCGAGCCGGTCGCCGCCGAGCGGCGCGCTCATGGCGCCGACGACGGTGACGCGGGTGTA from Streptomyces formicae includes these protein-coding regions:
- a CDS encoding RNA polymerase sigma factor SigF; protein product: MQIPEPSKVAPRDARDLSRRFFARMTELEEATHEHQYVRNTLIEMNLSLVKYAAGRFRSRGADEMEDIVQVGTIGLIKAIDRFDLSREAEFTTFAVPCIVGEIKRFFRDTSWAVHVPRRLQEARVELAKATEELRSRLGRTPTVRELSELMSLSEDEVIEARKASNGYNSASLDAALTGEPSQDNEAALADFIGEEEPALELIEDFHSLAPLVARLEDRDRQILHLRFVEERTQSEIGERLGISQMHVSRLLARIIARLREGLFDTAD
- a CDS encoding ATP-binding protein, coding for MTSNGDDQGAATGRAGRTWAGAVYDGGPECIAQARRFATHFLVDGHGFAPASRVVGAVQLIVSELVTNARKYAFGPCALDLERIPAGVEVTVWDTSTTLPVARAADPARVGQHGLEIVLALCDRFAVERKPVGKRITVRVTCP
- a CDS encoding urease accessory protein UreD, with translation MRARTSLAATARIVATARIVATRDGRLPVLESDGPLALRRTRAAGPYTRVTVVGAMSAPLGGDRLAIEAEVRDGARLHVDSAAATVALPGRTPAPAGYDVTLTVGEGAELHWLPEQLITARGSELVMRTRVDLAATARLVLREEQILGRHGEETGSLTTRLTVHRAGRPLLDQELSYGPAAPAGWSGPAVLGGHSAVGQLLVVDPEFEKSPVPARRLGATAVLTPLAGPAALVTAVAPDALVLRRLLDAASTALRGPADAPAGIGEPDTVRAAIHAAEAVPG